The following coding sequences are from one Ctenopharyngodon idella isolate HZGC_01 chromosome 17, HZGC01, whole genome shotgun sequence window:
- the grem1b gene encoding gremlin-1 codes for MGQITAPLFTNIFSGRSSSTLTVPMASCARILCAMLFAGVLLSSPAESKRNRGAIPHPDKSNPNESDQNPQQQQQEQRGRSRGSEEVLESSQEALHVTERRYLKRDWCKTQPLKQTIHEEGCISRTIINRFCYGQCNSFYIPRHVRKEEGAFQSCSFCKPKRFTTMTFTLSCPDKQPPTRKKRVQRVKQCRCISIELD; via the exons atgggACAGATCACAGCTCCGCTCTTCACCAACATCTTCTCTGGTAGAAGCTCATCTACGCTGACAG TGCCGATGGCCTCTTGCGCTCGGATCCTGTGCGCGATGCTGTTCGCCGGGGTTCTTCTCTCGAGTCCGGCCGAATCCAAGCGGAACCGAGGCGCGATTCCTCATCCGGACAAGAGCAACCCGAACGAGTCGGACCAGAAcccgcagcagcagcagcaggagcAGAGGGGCAGGAGCAGAGGCTCGGAGGAGGTTCTGGAGTCCAGCCAGGAGGCGCTGCACGTCACCGAGCGCCGCTACCTGAAGCGGGACTGGTGTAAGACGCAGCCGCTGAAACAGACCATCCACGAGGAGGGCTGCATCAGCCGGACCATCATCAACCGCTTCTGCTACGGACAGTGCAACTCCTTCTACATCCCGAGGCACGTGCGCAAGGAAGAGGGCGCGTTTCAGTCGTGCTCGTTCTGCAAACCCAAGCGCTTCACCACCATGACCTTCACCCTCAGCTGCCCCGACAAGCAGCCGCCGACCCGGAAAAAACGCGTGCAGCGGGTCAAACAGTGCCGCTGCATCTCCATCGAGCTGGACTGA